CACTCGTCATCACCGGCATCGCTCAGGGGCTCTTTCCCGGCAAGGCCAACGGCTCCGAGATCACGGTCGATGGCAAGGTCGTCGGCTCGTCCCTGATCGGTCAGTCGTACCACCTGCCGCTGAAGGAGGGCCAGGAGACCCCCGAGCCGGACCTGAAGTGGTTCCAGGGCCGCCCGGCGAACGGCCTCGGCACCAACACCATCAACACCCAGTACGACCTGATCCTGTCCGGAGCGACCAACCGCTCCGCCGACAACCCGGAACTCGCCCAGTGGGTGAAGGACGCCAAGGCCGCCGTCGTCAAGGACAACTCCGTACCCGGCCACCTCGTGAAGCCGTCGGACGTACCCGCCGACGCGGTCACCTCCTCCGGCTCCGGCCTCGACCCGGACATCTCCCCCGAGTACGCGGACCTCCAGGTCCACCGGGTCGCCGAGAAGAACGGCCTGCCCGCCGAGCAGGTCCAGAAGCTGGTCGACGAGCACACCGAGAACCGCACCCTCGGCTTCATCGGCGACCCCCGGGTCAACGTGCTCGAACTGAACATCGCGCTCAAGGAACTCGCGGCCGAGAGGTGACGGGTTTACGCCGGGGGCGTGGGAGCCGGCCGCCCGGAATCCTTCCCGGAACCGCCGGCTCCCACCGCACCGAACCACCAGTGGTCCGCCTGGCCGCCGTGCACGAGAGGAAAGGCACACACCGATGACCCGGGTGCTGGTCGTGGAAGACGACCCCCAGCTCGTACGCGCG
This region of Streptomyces ambofaciens ATCC 23877 genomic DNA includes:
- a CDS encoding potassium-transporting ATPase subunit C translates to MNTSVTNTARLLGAGLRALLVLTVVTGIIYPLVITGIAQGLFPGKANGSEITVDGKVVGSSLIGQSYHLPLKEGQETPEPDLKWFQGRPANGLGTNTINTQYDLILSGATNRSADNPELAQWVKDAKAAVVKDNSVPGHLVKPSDVPADAVTSSGSGLDPDISPEYADLQVHRVAEKNGLPAEQVQKLVDEHTENRTLGFIGDPRVNVLELNIALKELAAER